A genomic region of Roseofilum reptotaenium CS-1145 contains the following coding sequences:
- the carB gene encoding carbamoyl-phosphate synthase large subunit, translating into MPRRNDIKKILLLGSGPIVIGQACEFDYSGVQACKALRSEGYEVVLINSNPATIMTDPETAERTYIEPLVPEIAEKVIAQERPDALLPTMGGQTALNLAVNLAKNGTLERYGVELIGAKLEAIEKAEDRLLFKEAMQRIGVKVCPSGIANTLDESKQIAAEIGVYPLIIRPAFTLGGTGGGIAYNQEEFETMAQYGLDCSPMSQILIEQSLIGWKEYELEVMRDLADNVVIICSIENIDPMGVHTGDSITVAPAQTLTDKEYQRLRDASIAIIREIGVETGGSNIQFAVNPVDGDVIVIEMNPRVSRSSALASKATGFPIAKFAAKLAVGYTLDEIPNDITQKTPASFEPTIDYVVTKIPRFTFEKFAGTEPILTTQMKSVGEAMAIGRTFCESFQKALRSLETGRAGWGCDKSEVLPSLESIRQGLRTPNPDRIFTLRHALMAKMSLDEVYELTGIDPWFLDKFNQLLDAEKFLKRTPLLSIKTDEMREIKQLGFSDRQIAFATSTNETTVRSRRQELGITPVYKTVDTCAAEFEAFTPYHYSTYELGETETQPSERRKVMILGGGPNRIGQGIEFDYCCCHASFSLRDASFETIMVNSNPETVSTDYDTSDRLYFEPLTLEDVLNIIDAEQPEGIIIQFGGQTPLKLAVPLQSALEDHPKTKIWGTSPDSIDTAEDRERFEAICQELNILQPPNGIARSTQEAIRVAGRIGYPVVVRPSYVLGGRAMEIVYSDGELERYMTTAVQVEPDHPILIDKFLEGAIEVDVDALCDATGEVVIGGIMEHIEQAGVHSGDSACAIPPFTLASSVLTTIRTSTVALAKALNVIGLMNIQFAVQRTSAPLSDRVYILEANPRASRTVPFVSKAIGKPLAKLASLVMSGKTLAEVGLTEEIIPQHVSVKEAVLPFEKFPGADTLLGPEMRSTGEVMGIDSSFATAFAKAEVAAGVRLPLSGCVFVSLSDREKEAIVPAIKELMELGFSVMATAGTRRVLRSKGLENVQPIYKLHEGRPNVLDEIKNHNIQLIINTPSGEEAQADGRLLRRSALTYKLPIITTIAGAKATAEAIRSLKSSPLEVKALQDHIQA; encoded by the coding sequence ATGCCCCGTCGCAACGATATTAAAAAAATTCTTCTCCTCGGTTCTGGCCCGATTGTCATTGGCCAAGCCTGTGAATTTGACTATAGTGGCGTACAAGCGTGTAAAGCCCTACGCTCCGAGGGATACGAAGTGGTGCTGATTAACTCCAACCCAGCAACCATCATGACCGATCCAGAAACGGCAGAGCGGACGTATATTGAACCGCTCGTGCCTGAAATTGCCGAGAAAGTGATCGCCCAGGAACGCCCAGATGCCCTATTGCCGACGATGGGCGGGCAAACGGCGCTCAACTTGGCGGTTAACCTGGCCAAAAATGGCACACTGGAGCGTTATGGGGTGGAACTGATTGGAGCCAAACTTGAGGCAATTGAAAAGGCAGAAGACCGGCTGTTGTTCAAGGAAGCGATGCAGCGCATTGGGGTGAAAGTGTGCCCGTCGGGAATTGCCAATACCCTGGATGAGTCCAAACAAATTGCAGCCGAGATTGGGGTGTATCCCCTGATTATCCGCCCAGCGTTTACTCTGGGGGGAACTGGGGGCGGTATTGCCTATAACCAAGAGGAATTTGAGACGATGGCCCAGTATGGGCTAGATTGCTCGCCCATGTCTCAGATTCTGATCGAACAGTCATTGATTGGCTGGAAGGAGTATGAGCTAGAGGTGATGCGCGATTTGGCGGATAATGTGGTGATTATCTGTTCGATTGAAAACATTGACCCCATGGGAGTACATACGGGGGATTCGATTACAGTGGCTCCAGCACAGACGCTGACAGATAAGGAGTATCAGCGCCTCCGAGATGCGTCGATCGCCATTATTCGTGAGATTGGGGTGGAAACCGGTGGCTCGAATATCCAATTTGCAGTCAATCCGGTGGATGGGGATGTGATTGTGATTGAGATGAATCCCAGGGTATCGCGCTCCTCGGCCCTGGCTTCTAAGGCCACGGGGTTCCCGATCGCCAAATTCGCCGCTAAACTGGCAGTCGGCTATACCCTCGATGAGATTCCCAACGACATTACCCAAAAAACACCAGCTTCCTTTGAACCGACAATTGATTATGTGGTCACCAAGATTCCCCGGTTCACATTCGAGAAGTTCGCCGGAACGGAGCCGATTTTGACGACGCAAATGAAGTCGGTGGGTGAAGCGATGGCTATTGGGCGCACGTTCTGTGAGTCGTTCCAGAAGGCTCTGCGAAGCCTGGAAACCGGAAGAGCAGGTTGGGGCTGTGATAAGTCCGAGGTGCTGCCCAGTTTAGAGTCAATTCGCCAGGGTCTGCGGACACCGAATCCCGATCGCATCTTCACCCTGCGCCATGCCCTGATGGCTAAGATGTCGCTGGATGAGGTGTACGAGCTGACAGGAATTGACCCCTGGTTTTTGGACAAGTTTAACCAACTCTTGGACGCGGAGAAGTTCCTAAAGCGTACGCCCCTGTTAAGTATCAAGACCGACGAGATGCGGGAAATTAAACAGTTGGGATTTAGCGATCGCCAAATTGCCTTCGCCACGTCTACTAATGAGACAACGGTGCGATCTCGCAGACAAGAGTTGGGGATTACACCCGTATACAAAACAGTGGATACCTGCGCGGCGGAGTTTGAAGCCTTTACGCCCTATCACTATTCCACCTATGAACTAGGGGAAACCGAGACTCAACCCTCTGAACGGCGGAAAGTGATGATCCTTGGTGGTGGTCCCAACCGCATTGGCCAGGGGATTGAGTTTGACTATTGCTGCTGTCATGCCAGTTTCTCGTTGCGCGATGCTTCTTTTGAGACGATTATGGTCAACTCGAACCCGGAAACGGTTTCAACAGACTACGATACGAGCGATCGCCTCTATTTTGAACCTCTCACCCTGGAGGATGTCCTCAATATTATTGATGCGGAACAGCCGGAGGGCATCATTATTCAGTTTGGAGGACAAACGCCCCTGAAGTTAGCAGTTCCTTTACAGAGCGCCTTGGAGGATCATCCCAAAACTAAGATTTGGGGCACATCCCCCGATTCCATTGATACGGCCGAAGACCGGGAGCGGTTTGAAGCCATTTGCCAGGAGTTAAATATCTTACAGCCGCCCAATGGAATTGCGCGATCGACTCAAGAGGCGATTCGCGTGGCGGGTCGCATTGGCTATCCGGTGGTCGTCCGTCCCTCCTATGTTCTAGGGGGAAGAGCCATGGAGATTGTCTATTCGGATGGCGAACTGGAGCGGTATATGACGACCGCCGTGCAGGTGGAGCCAGACCACCCGATTCTAATTGATAAGTTCTTGGAAGGGGCGATCGAGGTGGATGTGGATGCCCTCTGTGATGCCACAGGTGAGGTGGTCATTGGCGGCATTATGGAGCATATCGAACAAGCGGGAGTCCATTCTGGAGACTCAGCCTGCGCGATTCCGCCGTTTACGCTCGCCTCATCCGTGTTAACGACAATCCGCACTTCGACGGTGGCTTTAGCGAAAGCTTTGAATGTAATTGGCTTGATGAATATTCAGTTTGCCGTGCAGCGCACTTCGGCTCCGCTCAGTGACCGGGTTTATATCCTGGAGGCAAATCCGAGGGCTTCGCGAACTGTACCCTTTGTGTCGAAGGCCATTGGTAAACCTTTAGCTAAGTTGGCTTCTCTCGTAATGTCAGGAAAAACCCTAGCCGAGGTGGGACTGACGGAAGAGATTATTCCACAGCATGTGTCGGTGAAAGAGGCCGTGCTGCCCTTTGAGAAGTTCCCCGGCGCGGATACCCTGTTGGGGCCAGAGATGCGATCGACTGGGGAGGTGATGGGGATTGACTCGTCGTTTGCCACGGCGTTCGCCAAAGCAGAAGTAGCCGCTGGCGTGCGGCTGCCGTTATCGGGTTGCGTGTTCGTCAGTTTGAGCGATCGCGAGAAGGAGGCGATTGTTCCGGCGATCAAAGAGTTGATGGAGCTGGGCTTTAGCGTTATGGCGACTGCGGGAACTCGGCGGGTGCTGAGGTCGAAGGGGCTGGAGAATGTGCAACCCATTTATAAGCTCCATGAGGGACGGCCCAATGTCCTTGATGAGATTAAGAACCACAATATCCAATTGATTATTAATACGCCCTCTGGTGAAGAGGCCCAGGCTGATGGCCGGCTGCTGAGGCGATCGGCTCTGACCTATAAGTTGCCCATTATTACTACGATTGCTGGCGCTAAGGCAACGGCTGAGGCCATTCGATCTCTGAAGTCTTCGCCCCTGGAAGTAAAGGCTTTGCAAGACCATATTCAGGCTTAG